CGTTTAGCCAAAGTAAACTTTAGCGtgaagcatggttgagaaagccaAATGAATAAAATAAGCAATTAGACACCACTGCCTACGGCAGGGTAAAATGTCATTCATGGAGGAGGGTATGAGCTGATGTTTCTTCCCAACGGTTCAACATCAACCAAACCAGATGGTACTACGTGCGTGAGATTCTGAGTAGATGCAGCAGCGCCAGGCTAGGACTTTCTGGCCGATATTGACAGCGATGTGCCTCACATTTCCAATGCCAAACAGCGATATGCTTTGAAATATCCCACATAGCAATTGCCTTTTGATCAGGCCACGAAAAAGAGAAAAAGTGCCCAAGTTGAGAATAAAAAGGCGGAGGGGAGCACCTCATATGATTGCCGGACAAGAGAATTTCTGCAACAGATTCAGAGCCTGTCTACAGGTAGCACCTTCAGCTAGACAGTGAGCCTGAAATAACTTCTTTTTTTTATTACAACaaacatatatactccctccgttcgaaattacttgtcgcagaaatggatgtatctagacgtattttagttctagatacatccattttagcgacaagtaattccgaacggagggagtagaaagaaAGCATATCTGTACATTCACTTCTCCTTTTAATCTTATTACAAATACAAACAAGAACATGTTGGGGAATATATAAAGTTACAAAGCAAGCATGTATACAACTGACCCATCTACAAATCATAAACAAGTATAACTAGCTGGTATGTATTATACTGCATTTGCGTCAATTTTGGCAATTCCATTTTTGCTGTGTCGTGTGAGAAATTGAAATTCCTTGTATCTGTGGGAAAAACTGCAAATGATGCTACCGTTGTAGTATTTGACAGCATGAATGTTTGGAGCGATATGAATTCATGCAATCCTTTGCCAGAATAAATTCACCGCGACAACTCAGTAGCGAGGGTCCACAGTCTATTCTTCCCTTTTAAACTGCAAGACCCCGATCTGCCCCTGTTTAATGTTGCCAAGGTCTGTTCCTGTATGCGAAGCTTGATTGCTAGACATGCTATTAGGCCCTTTCTGTTGTGACCGGTTGGAATTTCCTCCATTCTGGTTGCTGCCTCTACCAACCGGTGGTTCGTGGTTATGTTTTCCTTCATAAGTTGTGATGACAGCCTTTGGGTCTGACGAGGCCCTCTCAATGTGCTTCCTAACATTGCACCCAGCAAACGTGCACTTGTAATAACTCCTATAATTAGAGAGAGAGTGAGATCATGTAGGTTAAACATGAAAAAGGTAAAGCACTAACCACATGCATTGCATGTAAACTGAGTATGGAGCTAGCCTATGACCAAATGGTCCGATTAAGTCAACAGGAAGCGCATAAACAGGAAAGTATTTTCTACACAAATGATTATGCTTCAGACACAATTGTACATTTGGATGCAGTGATGTTGTTTCGCCTTTCGGGAAAATGTCATTTCACAAAACTAGAGTAAGTCATGAGGATGTTCCTTTCACTTTTGAGTGTCTTCTGTTatccactactccctccgttcctaaatatttgtctttctagacatttcaaatgactaccacatacggatgtatgtagacatattttagagtgtagattcactcagtttgctccgtatgtagtcacttgttgaaatgcctagaaagacaagtatttaggaacggagggagtacatcaatgAACAGCGACTTCTACTATATTTGCTTTCTCTCTTCACTTTTGTTATCTACCTTTTGCGCAGCTACAGTTGTTCTTTTTTGGGGGGTATACGAGCATTTATAGCACATATTTCACGAGCTATATTTCTGATCATCTCAAAGTGAGGGATGATGATCTTGAGTAAAGCTCAGGTCTTTCCATGATATCATTCTATTGGAGATATCACAGAAATGCCAAATAATTCATCGAAGCAATTAGGATTATTTTGCAATTTAAGTAACAAACTgacacctactccctccgtttctaaatgtaagtctttttagatatttctaTATGGACTACATAgatatgtatatagacatagtccctccgtccggaaatacttgtcatcaaaatggataaaaggaggtgtatctagacgtattttagttctagatacatctctttttatccattttgatgacaagtattttcggacggagggagtactttagagtgtagattaactcattttgcttcgtatgtagtctatattggaatctctaaaaagacttatatttcggaacggagggagtagtatggatGCAATAGCATGGGCCAGACAGATAAGAAAACTTATGATTCAGTATTTAGTGAAATATAATTGTGTCAGAGGTTATGCCCTGAGTACAATACGAATGTTGGAAAACAATGGCAGTGCTTCTACTCAGGAGAGCCATGAGTATGATGAAACCTACGAGCTCAGCAGGATAATACCAACCATATCAAATTTGGTAAAAGCCTGACACTGGCCCAGGTTTTGACCAAGCAAGTTCTTTACACTCCCCCCAAATACTGCAGTTGACAGGATAAACTCCGGTctatcttttattttggttcagCTGACTCCCCAAAAGCTTCAATACCATTTACTTAACCCCCTAGCTATGTTTTAGACCTATGGTGTTGCTAACATAGACGAACGGAACATAGTGTGCCTGCACAGCAGCCATGTGGCCAATTTTTACCACGTAACATCACACGTAGACAATGAAATCATCAACTGCAGCAGTGTAGCGTCAATTTGAACTCATGTCCTACAACTCTGGCAGACTGCGACCACCCCCTTCCTTCTATTCTGAAGATGCTCCAGCGGATGTAAGGCCCCACACCACTGCCAAACTGGTCGCTGCAGCACAAGAGGGATGTGGGAGGAGAGACGAGAATAGATGGTGCCGCATGGACTTCGAAATGGTGATGTGAACGTAGCATTGCACATGACCTCTTTCTCTTATGTACACATTGCACTCCTTTTTATCTTTTTCTCTTATGTACACATTGCTGATGTAGCATTGCATAACCTGTTTTTTTATTTTAACATTTCTGGCTATAGCCATTTTAGATATCGACCGCATCAGAAGTCTATTCTAGTGATGTGCCTTCAGGTAATACCTAGTGAAAACGACTAAGGAATCATGCTACATGAAATGAGGTATGAATTCTTGCTTTAGTGAAGTTAACTTGTGTCCCATACCTTCCGACCTGTTTGGGTAAATGAAGAATGCAAGGTTGGACAAGAATAAATAACCTAAAATTTCTGAAGGCATGCATCGGATCATATATAATACTCCATTGCaaaatacttgtcgtggttttTGTCGTGGTACAGAGGGAGTAGTGAATATAGGTGAtgaatctataccaatataaaaagacccaaaggagcAAATTCAACTAATCttggccatcaaatcatgtcaatccaacgacacctagactgctccaatggcgagcgctcaacatgtttagcgtgcaaTTAATATTATACCAAATATAGCACTAACCACATAATTAATACACAAATAATATCATCCCTAATCTCCGCGTGCAATCAATATACTACCTaatattaacgtgcattgcatgtacacattTACTAGTACCTCAAATAACAGAACACGTGAAGTTGAATTAGGGACTTAGGGTGCATGGCCCATGGGTTGTGATTTTTCTTTTTGACTAAAGTGGGACGTGATTTATGGGCTATATGTTATTTCAGTAAACAACTAACAGTGGGAAGTGTAAGGAAAAACCTTGGATGAGGATTTCCTTTGACCACCTTCTGCCCATACTTGCGCCATCTATAACCATCATCCAAAAGGTCAACCTCACTGGTTGTTTGTACAATGATCTTAGACTCTGTCAGGGCCTTCTGTGAAGAAATTTGTATATTCCTACACAATGGAAGAATTAATTTTTATAACGCAACTATCTAATCAAAGAGTGGAGTGGTAATTGTCAGCTAAAGGCACCTTCTTTTGCAGTCATTCTCTCTATCATCAACTTCATTTGGCCGAGATTCACCATCATCCTTATCATCTCCATCACTTAGACCAGATAATTGCTCAGACATTCCATATACAGCTTCCTGATCTCTCCTAACACCTGACAAACCAGATGCTGTGTCATTGGATTGTTCATTTTGCTCGGCTGCTGAAGAGCTGCCATCTTTTGCCCGCTTATTTGGTGGACGTTGGTGATTGTGTTTTCCCTTATATATTATTTCAGATATTTGGCCATCTTCTGCGTGCTCTACTTTTTTCTTCACAGGACAACTGGGATGAGTACATTTGTAGTAGCTCCTTGGGCAATCACTGCCCTTCACCACCTTCTGACCATACTTCCGCCAATTATAGCCATCATCAGCAGGCTTATCAACTGGGGCAGGAACTTGGTACCTGTGAGAAGCCTCAGCAGATTGGAAGGCTGCATGCTCATTGTTCGATATGGTTGTCGCCATCTCTGACATCTCAGCCACATTGGCTGCAGAGCTCATATTCTGTAGAGCTCCAGATGATGTTGCAGCTGCTGAAAACGATGGCTGTTCAGTGTGATCGAACATTCTGTGTGGAGAATGGCTTGCTTGGGCTGTGACTTGGGCAAGAGCCTGTTGATGCGACATGCCGAAACCCCCCTGTAAAATTAAGTAAAATATCAATTTTTTTGATTGACAACTAAAACTGATACTCCAGACTTGAGGAAAGTGCAGAATGAAATGATATAAGAGTTGACTGTTCTTCATGATGAAATGGTGAATTATATATCATGCTGATAGTGAATGTGCTAAAATTGAGAACTTGTACAAAAAAAGCTAAAATTTGAAGTACACAACGTCCAAGTGGAACAACTACACTCAACCCGTGTCAGCCATTGTGAACAATGAACACTAAATATATGAAGTACCCGTGCTACGACAATGGTTCTACTCTCCAAGAAAAATGGGCGATTAATATAATCACTGGAAGGATCCTATCAGTTACCAACAGGTTAGGACCATCAAAAGTTAGAAGCTAACGATGACGTCTCACCG
This window of the Triticum aestivum cultivar Chinese Spring chromosome 5D, IWGSC CS RefSeq v2.1, whole genome shotgun sequence genome carries:
- the LOC123119904 gene encoding probable WRKY transcription factor 4; translation: MSARPPPPPRPRLSLPPRSTGESLFSGTGDASPGPLTLASALFPSDADADAGGGGGGSGASSGAGPTSFTQLLIGSLSQPPPHQQQQQQQERGRGGVARAGPALSVAPPAGAAVFTVPPGLSPSGFFDSPGLIFSPAMGGFGMSHQQALAQVTAQASHSPHRMFDHTEQPSFSAAATSSGALQNMSSAANVAEMSEMATTISNNEHAAFQSAEASHRYQVPAPVDKPADDGYNWRKYGQKVVKGSDCPRSYYKCTHPSCPVKKKVEHAEDGQISEIIYKGKHNHQRPPNKRAKDGSSSAAEQNEQSNDTASGLSGVRRDQEAVYGMSEQLSGLSDGDDKDDGESRPNEVDDRENDCKRRNIQISSQKALTESKIIVQTTSEVDLLDDGYRWRKYGQKVVKGNPHPRSYYKCTFAGCNVRKHIERASSDPKAVITTYEGKHNHEPPVGRGSNQNGGNSNRSQQKGPNSMSSNQASHTGTDLGNIKQGQIGVLQFKREE